DNA sequence from the Pseudomonas tritici genome:
AACAGGCTGGCAATCACCAGCACCAGCAGACTCAAGACGGATTGCCGCACACACCGCATCATGTTTTGTTACCTGAAGTTTCTTCCTGAAGACGCCGACTTTACCTTATCAGCGCTATAACGCGTGACCCTACGGCGTTGACTATTTAAACTGCCCGCACGCATAGCAATACGCCATAACCGGGGCCCTGCATGGACTTACAAAAGCGCAACAACGTCAGTGTCATGGGCAACGGCGCCTCGACGCTGGTGTTTTCCCACGGGTTTGGCTGCAACCAAGCCATGTGGAATTACTTGGTCCCGTCATTTTGCGAGCGTTTTCGGGTCGTGCTGTACGACTTGGTTGGCGCAGGGCTGTCGGACCTCAGCGCCTTTGACAAGGCTAAATACAGTGCTCTGGATGGCTACGCCCGCGATCTGAACGAGATCATTGATCAATACGCGGTCGGCCCCGTCATTCACGTGGGCCACTCGGTCAGCGCGATGATCGGCACCCTCGCCGACCGCCTGGCCCCCGGCCGTATTGCCGCCCATGTGATGATCGGCCCGTCGCCGCGCTATATCGACGAAGACGGTTATGTCGGCGGCTTCAAGCGCAGCGATATCAATGACCTGCTCGACACCCTCGACAGCAATTACCTCGGCTGGTCCAGTGCCATGGCCCCGGTGATCATGGGCGCGCCCGACCAACCGGCGTTGAGTGACACGCTGACCGACAGTTTCTGCCGCACCGAACCCGACATCGCCAAGCAATTCGCGCGGGTCACGTTTATGTCGGACAACCGCAAGGACGTGATCGGCCTGACCACCCCGGTGCTGATCCTGCAATCGACCGATGACCTGATCGCCCCCATCGCCGTGGGCGAATACCTGCACAGCGTACTGCCCAACAGCACCTATTGCCTGGTGGACAACGTCGGCCATTGCCCTCACATGAGCGCGCCGCACGCCTGCGCGACTGCCATGCAAGCGTTTCTGGCACCGTGGGCCGTGCCCGATGCCGGCTGAGCTATTCGACAGCGCCGCCTGCGCCCTGGCAGTCACCGCGCAAGACGGCACGATCCTGCAGGCCAACGCGCGCTTCAGCGAGTGGCTGGGGTTCAGCACTGCCGAATTGTGCGGCAAGCGTTTCCAGGACCTGCTGACCATGGGCGGGCGGATTTTCCACCAGACCCACCTGGCGCCGATGCTGCGCATGCACGGCAGTGTCGCCGAGGTGAAACTGGACCTGCTGCACCGCGACGGGCACAAGCTGACCATGCTGCTCAACGGCAATAAACGCGAACTGGCCGATCACGTGGTCTACGACCTCGCGTTGTTTGGCACGACTGATCGCGACAAATACGAGCGGGAGCTGCTGAACGCCCACAAAACGGCCGAAGCGCTGCTGCAGGAAAAAACCGCCGCTGAACTGGCACTGCATCAAGCCCAGGTCGAGTTGAGCGAGGCCTATGCCATCGCTCAACGCCGTGCGCTGTTCGCCGAGCAGATGGTCGCGATTGTCAGCCATGACCTGAAAAACCCGCTCACCGCGATCCGCATGGCGTCCGACTTTCTCAGCCGTGGCGAACGCACGGCCAAGGAACGCCAACTGCTGGGGCATATCGGTCAATCGTCCGAGCGCGCCCAGCGCATGATCGCCGACCTGTTGGACTTCACCCAGGCCCGTGTCGGCCAGGGCATCGTCATCAAGGCGGCCCCTCTGGATTTGCACAGCGTGATTCACCGCGCCGTGGATGAACTGCGCGTGGCGTTTCCCAAGGCAACACTGGAGCATCACGCACAAGGCCATGGCGATGCCAACCTGGACGCCGACCGCGTGCAGCAGATCATCGGCAACCTGGTGGCCAACAGCGTGGCCTATGGCGACCTGCAACAGCCGATCACGGTGACGTCGCGGCTGGGCGATGGTGCCTGCGAAGTGTCAGTACACAATTATGGGGCGGCGATTCCCAAAGTGCTGCTGGCCGGGCTGTTCGAGCCCATGACCCGTGGCACCGACCAAGGCAGCGATGTGCGCAGTGTGGGCCTTGGCCTGTATATCGTGCGCGAGTTGGCCAAGGTACACGGCGGGGATGTGGCGGTGAGTTCCTGTACCACACTCGGCACCACATTTACCGTGAAGTTTCAGGGCACGTAGACGCTGCCCTGCATGACCGGCTCCACACTGCCCGTCAGCACCACATCGCCCTCGCCTGCCCAGTGCACGGTCACGGTGCCGCCGTCGCATTGCACCTGCACCGTGGCATCCAGCAACCCACGCCGAATCCCATTGACCACCGCCCCACAGCAGCACGAGCCGGAACCCAACGGCACGCCACCGCCGCGCTCCCAGATACGCAGGCGGATGTGGCCCCGGTCGAGCACCTGCACGAAATGCACATTGGTCTTGGCCGGGAACAGTGGGTGGTTTTCCAGCGCCGGGCCCAGGGCCGCTACGTCGACAGCCGCGATGTCTTCCACGAAAAACGTGCAATGGGGGTTGCCCATGCTGCACGCCGCCGGGTTGCCTTCCAGAGGCAAGGTGCGTGTGTCCATGGCTTCAGCCAGCGGTACTGCCGACCACTCCAGCGAAGGCTCGCCCATATTCACCGACACTTGCCGCCCCGGCGCACGCACGCAGGTCAGCAGGCCCCGATCAGTGCGCAGCACCACCGAATCCGTGCCGGCCTCATGCATCAAACGGTCGGCCACACCACGGGTGGCGCTGCCGCAGGTTGCCAGTGGCGTGCCGTTGGGGTTCCAGAACTTGATGCGCGCGGCGGCGTCTTCACAGTCGAGCAGCACAGCCAGCTGGTTGAAGCCGATTCCGGTGTGGCGGTTACCCAACTGGCGGGCGATTTGCGGGCTAATCGGATCGTCGAGTCCACGGCGGTCAACGATGATGAAATCGTCGCCGTGGGCGTGCATTTTTACGAACGGCAAAGGCATCGGCTGTCCCGTGGTCGACCTGTGGGGGAACTGAAGGATACTCTGAACCGGCCCAACCCCATCGAGAGCAACTCATGTTAATTGTCTTCAGCGGACTGCCCGGCACCGGCAAAACCACGATTGCCCAGGCATTGGCGCGCCAGATCGGCGCGGTTTACCTGCGCATCGACGTGATCGAACAGGCGATCCGCGAAGCTGGCGTACTGTCGACTGATGTGGGCGCCAGCGGCTATGGCGTGGCGAATGCGCTGGCGTTGAGTAATCTAAGCTTGGGCCACACCGTGGTGGCCGATTGCGTGAACCCGGTCGAGGAAAGTCGGGAAGCGTGGAAGACCGTAGCGGCAACGGCAGAGGTGGCGTTGCTGGATGTCAGGGTGATTTGCTCTGACCGGCTGGAACATCAACGGCGGGTAGAAGCCCGTGCGGGGGATATTGCCGGCCTGGCGCCTCCAACCTGGGCGTCGGTTCTGGTGCATGAGTACCAAGATTGGAATGAAGCACCGCTGACAGTCGACACCGCCTTCATGACGCCAGATCAGGCAACTGCAATGATTTTGACAAGTCTCACTTCTACGGCAAAAGAGGTCTTTGTAGTGAGCGGGCTTGCCCCGCGCCGGGCTGCAAAGCAGCCCCAGTAAGACCACCCCGCATCACTCCCGCGAGAACCTAGCCCGAATTCAGGGCTGCTCCGCAGCCCGGCGCGGGGCAATCCCGCTCACTACAGGCCCGCGGTGGTGTCGAGCGAGTGCCTCAGAGCACACTCCCCATCGCCTTCATCAACACCAGGTCCCGCGCATAAATATCCGGCGCGTACACCAACCCACCCTGGCGGTCGACCTCGACCGTCCAGTAGCCCAACAGCACCGGCACCGGTGTCGCCAACCTGAACTCATGGGTCACGCCGGTCGCCAGCAGCTCATCCGTACGGGCGCGCTCAGCCGGGCTTACCAATAAATCCCTGAGCAACAACGGTTGCTCGACCCGCACACAGCCCGAGCTGAACGCCCGCGGCCCTTTGGTAAACAGCGGCTGGCTGGGCGTGTCATGCAGGTACACCGAAAACGGGTTGGGAAAGCGCATCACAATCTTGCCCAGCGGGTTGCGCGGGCCGGCTTCCTGGCGCAGCAGGATATTGCCGGGGCGCGCCCAGTCAATTTGCTCGGGTGCCAGCGGGTGGCCTTCGGCGTCGAGCACTTGCAGGTTTTGCTGGCGCAGGTATTCGGGGTTGAGGCGGATGGCCGGGAGCTTGTCCTCGCGCATGATGGTGGGCGGGATGGTCCAGGTGGGGTTGAGCGTCAGCCGCGTGATGCGCGATTTGAGCAGTGGCGTCTGACGTTCGGCGCGACCCACTTGCAGGCGAGTTTGCCATACCGGGATGCCGCTCTGATACACGCTCAGTTGCGCAGCGGCGACGTTGACCAGCACGCCTTCAGGCTCCAGGTCCTGGGCCAGCCAGCGGAAGCGTTCAAGGTTGATGCGCAGTTGTTCGCGACGGATCGCCGGGCTGATATTCAGTTCCGCGACGGTGCCGGCGCCGATCACGCCGTCAGCCTGCAATGAGTGGCTGAGCTGGAAGGCCTTGACCGCCTTGACCAGCTCGTCGTGGTACTGCTTGCCGCTGGAGGCCTTGGCCAGGTAGCCGCCACTGATCAGGCGTCGCGCCAGTTCCGGCACGCGCGGGTCTTCCATGCCGGGGCGCAACAGTGGGCCGCTGGCGACCGGGTCCCAATGGGGCAACGGCTGCTGGCGCACAGTGGAATAGGCGTTACGCAGGCTGCGGTAGAGGTCCGCGCTGGGACGGGCCTGGTCAAACGCCTGGGCCATGTCTTGCAGGCCGGTGGCGGCAAAGGCCAGCACTTCGATGTTGGGGTCGCGGGTGGGCGGTTGGGAATGCCACAACGGTTCGAAGCGCGATTGCTGCAGGCGCCCGTAGTGCAGATCCTGCAGGGCTTGCAGGTAGCTTTGGCTGATGCTGATATCGCTGCACAGCACGTTGGCCGTGGCGTCCGCCGAAGGCAAGCTATAGTGGGTGGGGTTCAGGCCGTCATCGGCGAGCATTTGCAGTTGGGTGTGCAAGGCTTGGCGGCGCTCTTCGGCGGACCACAACGGCGCGTTGCCCTGCTGTTGGTAGAACGCTTGCAGGCGCAGTTGGCCGACGGCATCGATCTGCGTTGCCAGGCCTGGGCAGACACTGGGCAGTTGCGCCAACGCCTGTTGCACGGGCGCCAGATCGACCGGCGCCGGCGTGGTCACCGGCAACGGCTCAACCGGCAGTGCCTCGGCTGTCGCGACCAATGGTGCAACGAGCAGGCAAATGCTCAAGTAACATGCGTGTTTTTTGAACAATTGTCTTAGCTCCAATCCACAGCGGGGGGATGTACTGTAGATGTTGAATTTTCTTTGCCGCCTCGGCCTGATCGCCATGCCCTTGGTTACGTTGAGCAATTTTGCGCTCGCCGCCAATGGGATTCCTCCTTCCTTGTATAGCAGCCTGGCGCGCTCGGCTCCAGAACTCAATCCCACTGTCTTGAAAAGCGCCCTGAACGCGGTGCAGTGCGCGGTGAATAACGGCGAAGAACGTTCCGATCGCCTGGCCGTCATTGATTACTCCCAGCCCTCGACCGCCCGTCGGCTGTGGATCTTCGATTTGCGCAAGAAGACCCTGGTGCTGCGCGACCTAGTGGCCCATGGCGCCAAATCCGGGGAGAACTTCGCCACGCAGTTCTCCAACCTGGAAGGCAGCCACCAATCCAGCCTGGGCCTGTTCCGCACCCAGGAGAGTTATCTGGGCACCCACGGTTACTCATTGCGCATGGATGGCCTGGAGCCGGGCTTCAATGACCAGGCCCGCGACCGCGCCATCGTGATTCATGCCGCCGACTACGTGAGCCCGTTGTGGAGCAAGCGCGAAGGCCGTATCGGCCGCAGCCAGGGTTGCCCAGCCGTGCGCCCGCAGGTGGCGCGCCAGGTAGTGGATAAACTCAAGGATGGGCAGTTCATGTTTTCGTGGTACCCCGACCAGCGCTGGTTGAAGTCCTCGACGTACCTCAATTGCAAACCCCAACAGGTGGCGAGTAGTCGTACAATCCGTGGCGGATAGCCTGTCCCCATAGATAAAAAAGAGAGCGTCGAATGCTTTTACACCAATCCACCTGGATCGAGATCGGGCAGTTTCTGGAGCGCAGCCGCACGGTGGTGATCCCCATCGGTTCGAACGAGCAGCACGGCCCCACCGGCCTGCTCGGTACCGACTGGATGTGCCCGGAAATCATCGCCCACGAGGCGCAAAAGAATGCCGACATCCTCATCGGCCCGACCTTCAACATCGGCATGGCCCAGCACCACCTGGGCTTCCCCGGCACCATTTCCCTGCGCCCTTCCACCTTCATGGCCGCCATTGGCGACTGGGTGCGTTCGCTGGCCGGGCACGGTTTCGAGAAGATCCTGTTCCTGAACGGCCATGGCGGCAATATCGCCACGATTGAAGCGGCGTTTTCCGAGCTGTACGCCGAAGCGAGCTTCGCCCGCCGCCCGGCCGGTTTTGCGTTGAAGCTGGTGAACTGGTGGGACCTGGAAGGCGTGAGTGACCTGGCTCAGCGCCAATTTCCGGTGGGCCATGGCAGCCATGCCACGCCATCGGAGATCGCGGTGACGCAGTGGGCGTACCCGGACTCGATCAAGACTGCCGACTACTCGCCACAAATCGCCAACACCGGGCCGATCCGCGAAGCGCTGGACTTCCGCGCGCGTTTCCCAGATGGGCGCATGGGCTCGGACCCAGCGCTGGCGACGGTAGAGAAAGGTGGGGAATTGGTGGCACTGGCGGCTCAAGGGCTGATCAAGACGGTCAACACCTTCAGCAACGAAGCCAAACCCTAGGCCCTACACACATCCAAACTGTGGGAGCTGGCTTGCCTGCTCCCACAGGGATCGTGTGTTACTTACATTCCTGTGCAGCCAGCTCCAACCGCGACGGCGTAATCGTCGACGCCAGTGGCTTGCGTTCATACAAGAACACCTTGGCGCCCTCCTGGGACTTGTAGGCTTCCAGTACATCGTCGGCGGCAATCTTGCTGGTCAACAACACCCTGGCGTGGCGCGAGCCTTGTGTCACGGTGGAGGTAATCCCGTGCTTTTCCAGCTTGGGCAATACACATTGCACATAAGCCTCGGGAGCCTTGCTGGTTTGCAGGGTCAGCGTTGGTGCGTTGGGAGCAGAAACACAACCGGCCAGCAACAGGGAAGCAAAGGCCAAGCCCGGGGCGAAAAAAGAGCGCATGAAAAATTCCTGACTATAAAAATAATGGTTCACATCAACCCGCACGGACTAACGCCTTGAGCGACGCATCGAACTGCTTCAAGGCATCCAGCTGCACATCCCGCTGCTGCTCGATCTGCGCGGCAATCTCTGGCACGGCCTTGTTACGTACCCACACCGACGGCACCTGCTTGTGCACCGAGCCTTCGGCCTTGGCGATGTATTGCAGGTTCGCGTCATAGAACCGCGCAATAAAACGCGCTTCGACTTGGTCATTACGCTGGGTCAACAGTTGGTTATGGGTATCGAGCATCACCACCACATCGGGGTGAGCCTGCACCAGGACATCCATGTTGTCGTAGACAGTCACCGACAAAAAACTGCCTTGCAGCGAGTTCATCAACCAATCAATGGCCAATTCCGGGTCGGAACTGTTGACGAACGCCTGGCGGATGCGCCCGTCGAGGGCATCCTTGGCGCCATTCAAGGCCATGTCGTGGTAGCGTTCAAGGTAGCTGAGGTTGTCGCGGGTGTTATCGCTCAACAACACACCTACCGACTGCGTGTGCTGTAGCGAGTCTACGCTACTGACGATAGGTAGCAAATGGCTATCATCGGCGAGTGCGACGTTGTTCACGACGACCGTGCCAAGCATCAGGGCCATCAAAGCTAGTTGAATAAACGTCCTCATCGCGCATTTCCTTGAACAGCGTCTCGATGGGGGGATTTTCCGCTTTTCCTGCAAAAACAGAACTTGCGATCCGTGATGGTGACTATTATCTGAACCGATAGTGCACCCATAAAACCTATAAGGACCACGCCATGAAGCCCCACCAGAAAACCTTCGACCGCATCCGCGAAGCCGTACTACCGGAGTTTCGCGAGCGGGTCGCCGATTACCTGGTCGATTATGAAAACGTGCTGCAGGATGACGCGGCGGATGCCAGCCGAGTCACGGCCAGCGCCCAGCAACTGCGCGGCTACCTGCGCGGCCTGAACACCACGCGAGTGCTGGGCATGGCGGACTGGGAAGACCTGGACCGCCGCGTCTTGCAGATCACTGAACGCTCTACAGCGCAGGGCGTTGTTGATTGACCCACGCCTGCACCGACGGCCGCTGCCACTGGCGCTGCGCGTATTCCACCAACTCGGCGGGCACGTTGTCGCCGTTGAGAATCAAGCGATTGAGCATTACCGCCAAGTCCACATCGGCAATTGACCATGCGCCGAACAGATAGGCCGGGTTACCCACCAACAACGCCTGTGCCGCACTGATCAACTTCGCGGCGGCGGCTTCGGCCACGGGTGACAGCGGCGGCATCTTCTGCCCATAGAACACCACCATCGTCGAGCGTTCCTGGCGAATCGGCAGCAAATCGCTGCGCAGCCACGCCTGCACCTGCCGCGCCCTCGCCCGCTGTTTGGGGTCGGCCGGGTACACCGGCGTTTCGGGATAAACCTGCTCCAGGTACTCGGTGATCGCCGAAGACTCCGACAGTGCAAATTCACCTTCTACCAAGGTGGGCACACGCTGGGTCAGGGACAGTTGGGCGAAATCAGCCGTCTGGTTCTGCGCAGCGTCCAAGTCCAGGGTGAGCGTGTCGAACGCCAGGCCCTTTTCCTTCAGGGTCACGAACACCGACATGGCGTAGGGGCTGGTATACAAATGATCAACATACAGACGCAACGGTCGCTGGCTCATAACGGCTCTCCTTGAATGGAACACCACGCTACGAGATGTGCCGCGAGAAAGACAATGCGCTGTTTTTATGGGGGCATTCCTGGCAGGAATAGCCAAGCTAGGCTTTGACGGCCAGGCCTGCCAAGGTAGACTCGCCGCCTCGCGTGCAACCCTGCACGGCCGGAAAGGGATTTTCGTCTTGCGCTTGCCTTTTGTGTTTTGCCTGCCCCTCTTCGCCGCTTCGTGGATAGCCATGGCCGACGAAAACTCATCGCCTCCCGGCGAAGCGCAGTACCAGGAAGCAGTCGCGGTCCTGGCGAAAACCGACCCACAGCTCGCCGACCTGATGCGGTCCGTGCAGGCCAACCAGAAGGCGGCGGACTTTGATCAGAAAATGCGCGAGCTGGGCGAGCCATTTCGTCTCACCGAGCGACTGCTGAGCGAGTCGGCAACGGCCGGGCACCCTGTCGCGCAATATCGGCTGGTGTTGCTTTACCAGTCTTATCTGGTCCCCGGTAAAGAACAGGAGATGTGCGACCTCTCGGCGTCAAGCCTGGAGGCAGGCTTCGCCCCTGCCGCCCTGTATCTGGCCAATGCCTGCCTGAGTTACACCCAAGGCCCACGGTATGAACCGGCGCTGCAAGGCGCTCTCGCGAAATTGCCCGACTATGCTCGCTATTACCCGCAACCGACCGTCTGGCTAACGTGCGGCGCGCCACCCACGGGCGTTGAACTGCAACTGGGCAGTGCAAACGACTTCCGCGCTGAGCTCTACAAATTGCTCGCCAGTCAGACTGATAAGAGGAAGGCGTTGCCCCTGCGCATCGAATACCTGGAGAAAGCGCTGGCAAGCAACGGTTGCCCGTATGCGCGCGAGCGGCTGGACATCTACCGACCCGCTCAATAAAACCCTGCTCTATCCAGCAAAGCCACCCTCATCCAGAAACACACGCTCTTCATCCGTGGTCTCTCGAGCCAACACCTCATTACGATGGGGAAAGCGTCCGAAACGCTCGATGATCGCGGCGTGCTCCTTGGCCCAATGGTAGGTGTTGGCGTCCAGTTGCTGGTTGAGGATCAGGGAGCGCTGCTGATCAGCCGGGTTCTCCGAATGTTCGAACGGCAGGTAGCAGAACGCACGCAACGCCGGTTCGATCTGCCGGTCCAGCCCGGCGTCCACCATGCGCTGGGCATACAGCCGCGCCAGCGGGTCGGTGGCGAACATATGCGCGGTGCCACGAAAGGTATTGCGGGGGTATTGGTCGAGCAGGATCAGCAGGGCCAGCGCGCCCTCCGCCGAGTCCAGCCAGCTTTCCAGCTCGCGCCGGGCGGCTTGCAGGTGGGCGGCATGGAAGGTGTCGCGGAACGTAGCGTCGAAGACGTCGTCCTTGGCGAACCAGCGTTTTGGGCCGGCGTGTTTCCAGAAGTCGATGACGGCATTTGGCGTTGTCATGATGAGAGGCCTAGGCAAGCGATTCATCTGACGGTATCAGAATCCATCGCCTGGCCGGGATCAAATATGGGAGCGGCGTCGCTGGTTAGAAATCCACCGTCGCCGAGAGTTTGACGGTGCGCGGCTCACCCTGGGTAAGGTAATTATTGGCCGTCGACGCCGACGCCCAATACGCTTTGTTCGCCACGTTCTCGACGTTGGCGCGCAGGGTGATGTACTTGTCGTCGGCCTTGAAACCATAACGGGCGCCGAGATCGACACGGGTCCAGGCGGGGATGCTCAGGGTGTTGGTGGCGTTGACGTACTCGCCACCGGTGCGCAGCATCCGTGCGTTGACGGCGGCGCCCTGGATGCCGGGAATGTCCCAGTCGGCGCCGACGTTGTACTGGAAGCGCGGTACGCCGGCGGCGCGATTGCCGTCGCTGAGGCCGTTGGAGGTGTTCTTCAATTCGGTGTTCATCCAGGTCGCACCGGCCAGCAGGCGCAGGCCGTCAATTGGTTCGCCGAAGACGTTCAACTCCACACCTTTGTTGATCTGCTCGCCGTCGACGCTGAAGGTGTCCAGGGTATTGCCGGGCAGGCGCGATGTGGCGTTGTTCGGCTGCTCGATACGGTAAACACCCAAGGTCGCACCAAAGCTGTCCCAATCCAGCTTCACCCCTGCTTCCGTCTGTTTGCTGCGGTTAGGCGCAAAGACCTCACCAGGGTTGGTGACATTGGTCAACGGCGCGGTTGGCCCCTGGGCCAGCCCTTCAATGCGGTTGGCGTAGAACGACACGTGCTCCCACGGCTTTACCACCAGGCCATACACGGGTGTGGTGATGGTCTCGGCGTAGTTGGCATTGCGCACGCCTGTGGTGGTATTCCACGCGTCCACCTCAATGGTCTGGCGCCGCACGCCCAGGGTCAGCAACACACGATCGTCAATAAAGCCCAGGGTGTCGGACACCGCCGCGCTTTTGATGCGGTTTTTGCCGACGATGCGCGGGTCGTGGATATCACTGCCGAAGTAGGTGACAGACGGACGCGGAATCTGCACCGGGTCATACAGATTGCCCGGCTGACGATTGGCCTGCTGGATCGCTTCAAACGCCGAACGCTGCTCACCCCAGATGCCAGACAAACCGACGTTGACCTGATGAGTCACCGCCCCCGTGTTGAAATGCCCGTTCAAGCCGGCCATGGCGCTTTTGTTGTCTTCATCGTGAGGCGAGTACAAAAAGCCCACGCGACCGCTGCCATTGTTGCCCACGTACAGCGACGAATACTGACCATTTTCCCGCGTGTGCTTGGCCCCGCCGCCCACGTAGGCCGTCCAGCTTTCATTCAGGTCGTACTCGGCATTGAACATGCCGTAGGTGTCTTCCAGCTCCGACCAGCTCCAGTCCTGGGCGTAGTTGTGCTTTGGCGATGGCGCCTCTGGCACTTGGGTGCCATTCGGGTACACCACCGAGCGGCCATTGTTGATGCGCTGTTTCTGGTAGCCGACATCGGTGGACACCCGCAGGCGATCGCCACGGTAATCCAGGGCGACGGCCACCAATTGCGAGCTTCTGAATTCATCCTCGATGGCCGTGTCGCCACCGTGCTTGGCCAGGTTAACCCGCGCGCCAAAGCGGTTGTCTTCGCCAAAACGCTGGCCCAGGTCGAGGTGGCCGCCGCTTTGACCATCGGTAGTGGTGTCGAGGGTGACGCTGCGGGTCGGCGTGTCTTCGGCGCGCTTGGGCACCAGGTTGACGCTGCCGCCAATGCCGCTGCCCGCTGGCGATACACCATTGACGAACGCATTGGGGCCTTTGAACAACTCGACACGCTCCAGCGCTTCGGTGGTGATGATCTGCCGCGGCAGCACGCCGTACAGGCCGTTGAAGGCAATGTCATCGGTGTTCAGCGGCAGGCCGCGAATGGTAAACACCTGGGAGAAATTGCCGAAGCCTGACGATTGGCGCACCGACGCGTCATTGAGCAGCACATCCCCCACGGTGCGCGCCTGCTGGTCGG
Encoded proteins:
- a CDS encoding alpha/beta fold hydrolase, with amino-acid sequence MDLQKRNNVSVMGNGASTLVFSHGFGCNQAMWNYLVPSFCERFRVVLYDLVGAGLSDLSAFDKAKYSALDGYARDLNEIIDQYAVGPVIHVGHSVSAMIGTLADRLAPGRIAAHVMIGPSPRYIDEDGYVGGFKRSDINDLLDTLDSNYLGWSSAMAPVIMGAPDQPALSDTLTDSFCRTEPDIAKQFARVTFMSDNRKDVIGLTTPVLILQSTDDLIAPIAVGEYLHSVLPNSTYCLVDNVGHCPHMSAPHACATAMQAFLAPWAVPDAG
- a CDS encoding PAS domain-containing sensor histidine kinase, translating into MPAELFDSAACALAVTAQDGTILQANARFSEWLGFSTAELCGKRFQDLLTMGGRIFHQTHLAPMLRMHGSVAEVKLDLLHRDGHKLTMLLNGNKRELADHVVYDLALFGTTDRDKYERELLNAHKTAEALLQEKTAAELALHQAQVELSEAYAIAQRRALFAEQMVAIVSHDLKNPLTAIRMASDFLSRGERTAKERQLLGHIGQSSERAQRMIADLLDFTQARVGQGIVIKAAPLDLHSVIHRAVDELRVAFPKATLEHHAQGHGDANLDADRVQQIIGNLVANSVAYGDLQQPITVTSRLGDGACEVSVHNYGAAIPKVLLAGLFEPMTRGTDQGSDVRSVGLGLYIVRELAKVHGGDVAVSSCTTLGTTFTVKFQGT
- the dapF gene encoding diaminopimelate epimerase, which gives rise to MPLPFVKMHAHGDDFIIVDRRGLDDPISPQIARQLGNRHTGIGFNQLAVLLDCEDAAARIKFWNPNGTPLATCGSATRGVADRLMHEAGTDSVVLRTDRGLLTCVRAPGRQVSVNMGEPSLEWSAVPLAEAMDTRTLPLEGNPAACSMGNPHCTFFVEDIAAVDVAALGPALENHPLFPAKTNVHFVQVLDRGHIRLRIWERGGGVPLGSGSCCCGAVVNGIRRGLLDATVQVQCDGGTVTVHWAGEGDVVLTGSVEPVMQGSVYVP
- a CDS encoding AAA family ATPase; the encoded protein is MLIVFSGLPGTGKTTIAQALARQIGAVYLRIDVIEQAIREAGVLSTDVGASGYGVANALALSNLSLGHTVVADCVNPVEESREAWKTVAATAEVALLDVRVICSDRLEHQRRVEARAGDIAGLAPPTWASVLVHEYQDWNEAPLTVDTAFMTPDQATAMILTSLTSTAKEVFVVSGLAPRRAAKQPQ
- a CDS encoding L,D-transpeptidase family protein; amino-acid sequence: MFKKHACYLSICLLVAPLVATAEALPVEPLPVTTPAPVDLAPVQQALAQLPSVCPGLATQIDAVGQLRLQAFYQQQGNAPLWSAEERRQALHTQLQMLADDGLNPTHYSLPSADATANVLCSDISISQSYLQALQDLHYGRLQQSRFEPLWHSQPPTRDPNIEVLAFAATGLQDMAQAFDQARPSADLYRSLRNAYSTVRQQPLPHWDPVASGPLLRPGMEDPRVPELARRLISGGYLAKASSGKQYHDELVKAVKAFQLSHSLQADGVIGAGTVAELNISPAIRREQLRINLERFRWLAQDLEPEGVLVNVAAAQLSVYQSGIPVWQTRLQVGRAERQTPLLKSRITRLTLNPTWTIPPTIMREDKLPAIRLNPEYLRQQNLQVLDAEGHPLAPEQIDWARPGNILLRQEAGPRNPLGKIVMRFPNPFSVYLHDTPSQPLFTKGPRAFSSGCVRVEQPLLLRDLLVSPAERARTDELLATGVTHEFRLATPVPVLLGYWTVEVDRQGGLVYAPDIYARDLVLMKAMGSVL
- a CDS encoding murein L,D-transpeptidase catalytic domain family protein, encoding MLNFLCRLGLIAMPLVTLSNFALAANGIPPSLYSSLARSAPELNPTVLKSALNAVQCAVNNGEERSDRLAVIDYSQPSTARRLWIFDLRKKTLVLRDLVAHGAKSGENFATQFSNLEGSHQSSLGLFRTQESYLGTHGYSLRMDGLEPGFNDQARDRAIVIHAADYVSPLWSKREGRIGRSQGCPAVRPQVARQVVDKLKDGQFMFSWYPDQRWLKSSTYLNCKPQQVASSRTIRGG
- a CDS encoding creatininase family protein; translation: MLLHQSTWIEIGQFLERSRTVVIPIGSNEQHGPTGLLGTDWMCPEIIAHEAQKNADILIGPTFNIGMAQHHLGFPGTISLRPSTFMAAIGDWVRSLAGHGFEKILFLNGHGGNIATIEAAFSELYAEASFARRPAGFALKLVNWWDLEGVSDLAQRQFPVGHGSHATPSEIAVTQWAYPDSIKTADYSPQIANTGPIREALDFRARFPDGRMGSDPALATVEKGGELVALAAQGLIKTVNTFSNEAKP
- a CDS encoding ATPase — translated: MRTFIQLALMALMLGTVVVNNVALADDSHLLPIVSSVDSLQHTQSVGVLLSDNTRDNLSYLERYHDMALNGAKDALDGRIRQAFVNSSDPELAIDWLMNSLQGSFLSVTVYDNMDVLVQAHPDVVVMLDTHNQLLTQRNDQVEARFIARFYDANLQYIAKAEGSVHKQVPSVWVRNKAVPEIAAQIEQQRDVQLDALKQFDASLKALVRAG
- the yfcF gene encoding glutathione transferase, which encodes MSQRPLRLYVDHLYTSPYAMSVFVTLKEKGLAFDTLTLDLDAAQNQTADFAQLSLTQRVPTLVEGEFALSESSAITEYLEQVYPETPVYPADPKQRARARQVQAWLRSDLLPIRQERSTMVVFYGQKMPPLSPVAEAAAAKLISAAQALLVGNPAYLFGAWSIADVDLAVMLNRLILNGDNVPAELVEYAQRQWQRPSVQAWVNQQRPAL
- a CDS encoding DUF924 family protein, translated to MTTPNAVIDFWKHAGPKRWFAKDDVFDATFRDTFHAAHLQAARRELESWLDSAEGALALLILLDQYPRNTFRGTAHMFATDPLARLYAQRMVDAGLDRQIEPALRAFCYLPFEHSENPADQQRSLILNQQLDANTYHWAKEHAAIIERFGRFPHRNEVLARETTDEERVFLDEGGFAG